DNA from Osmerus mordax isolate fOsmMor3 chromosome 2, fOsmMor3.pri, whole genome shotgun sequence:
gagagaggagaggatgagagagagggaaagagaaggacgAGGGAGATTATTGCAGCACCATGACTCGATCATTCCTTCATCTTTTAGAACCATAGAGAAACAGACATCAATGTCTCCCTGaaccagagaagagaaaaaagggCATCAAATGAAAGCTCAGATGTGTCACACCACATTTCTGAGAAAGCGCTGGTATATTCAGTTCGACCACACCGGCAGGACGGCAGACCTCCAGCGGCAGAcctatcgctttggataaaagcgactGCTAGAAGCTAAAGAAACATAATTATtagtactattattattatggaAAGCAGGGtgaacttaaccctcgtgctgccttcgggtcacgtgacccaaaggttcataacgaaccatcgttgtgtttacacaattttacccaatacaaaacaaataaaaataattttcttttaaccattccaatgtgaggggtctgagacagcccgacagttaaaagaaaatgcttcactttgtttttgtatgaggtaaatttgtcgcaatacgacggtgggtcacaatgactgatgagtcagaatgacccgaagataacacaagggttaaacatgaAGAGATGAATGGATGAACTGCTGTACTCTGAACTGAAATAACCTTGGGATTTATGTGCACTGTGTCCCCCTGCACATCGTACAGCATGTGCAACGCTGCCTGTAAAGCAGTCATTCAAGACTGCTATACAGATNNNNNNNNNNNNNNNNNNNNNNNNNNNNNNNNNNNNNNNNNNNNNNNNNNNNNNNNNNNNNNNNNNNNNNNNNNNNNNNNNNNNNNNNNNNNNNNNNNNNNNNNNNNNNNNNNNNNNNNNNNNNNNNNNNNNNNNNNNNNNNNNNNNNNNNNNNNNNNNNNNNNNNNNNNNNNNNNNNNNNNNNNNNNNNNNNNNNNNNNGGAATACAAGCACTGACACACATAGAAATACACTTAAACTGAAAAAGAAATTATATAAATCGTAATACAGAAATTAAAGTGATTAAGTGCCTGTCTTGGCAAAAACTTAAAAAACACTGTGTGGGTACAGCTTCTCAACTTCATAACATTAGCCATAAATAAGCTTTCCACTGCAACACTGGCTCGATGGAGTTCTGAAGGACTGTCTGACCTGACATCCTCAGACATTGAGGAAAAAGTTGTTTTAACTTGGTACCTTGAGGGGGAAAACTGTTGTTCGGTTAAATGTTAGTATGAGTGcactaaagatagccagtatgcTTCACTTCAAGACCGCCCTTGGAATTTGTGAAAGCgaaatatataggcctatatatttttctttctctcgaATAAAATCCACTCTATATCAGTATAACCTGCGACTGTTGCTTTTATACCGATGTTCTTTGAAATGAGGGCTCTCAGGGGGAGGAACCGCCTGAAGTTTGAGACTGACTGATACTGAGCCTCATGGCACAAACGGAATGTCAATCTAACTTTCaaggtctgggagggggggagaagaaggaACTACTATATCCTTGATAAGCAATTAATTCCAGGGTTTCAGGAACACCGCGGAAGCGAACGACAGTTCACAGAGAGCTGGAGATTGAAGGCCCACGCAGACTGCAGGAACCTCCTGCGCTTCATTAGAATGATTTGTCTTTGAAATGGATCCTACACACCAGTTAGGTGTGAGAGGATCCTCCTCCATCAGAGGGCAGGAACACACCCTTTCCTACTGCAGCAGGTGCATGGTGCGATAAGACTGTCTGTGAAGAGCCTCAAGCACATCACACACCTGcaaagccacacaaacacacaaacacacacacacacaaccccccccacacacacacacacaacccccccccccacacacacacacacacacacacacaacccccccccacacacacacaacactgctcCCACCATGGCAATTGATATGTTGAATATTTTTTTGATGTACATATTTTAAaaaggataaaaaaaataataattaaagtAAACCAACACCTAAAATGACATGGAGAACGGTTGTATGAAATCATAATAAACTTCCCCGAAAGTGTGCTCCAGTAGTGCTGTGTAATCTTATAAAGGGGACAagggcctctctcccttctgctaGTTTTCCCTTTTTCCAAGTTCACCTGTCGCCCATGTCAGTTTCCCAGAGGTGAGGTGATGCATTCCCAAACCAATTATAACAAAAATGAATCGTTGAGAGGCCCAGAGTTTCATTGTTAATTGGTTGGTTCTTCTTCCTGTTGTTCCCACTCAACCAATCGGCCTCTCAGCTGAGGTGGTGACACCAGGATGGGCGTGTTCTGAAGACACGGTCAGAGCTGATTGGCCGGTTGTGGGAAGAGTTAAGGACTACATTTCAGTGCTCTCGTTCAGCCCCAAAAAGTTTCAGCAAACATTTTCTTCCAAAAATGTacctcatttagtttttatatgctctacacaaaaaaatattaatttttTTGGTCTTCTTTGTCCGATTTCTTTGCAAATGATAAAGACGGAAATTTCCGAACCATTCACCCTACAGAGCCTGAATGGAAACATCTCATACAGTAGAGATGACTAGGGACAGGAGTGCTGACTAGCACCTATGTGAATCTACTAGACTTGCTTTTCTTACTGTGGCCTTTGCTGGCCACCACTCTATGTTATGTATATGCATATGTACAGACCGCTCACCCGCCCACACCTGGAGCATCTACTGAGATTCAAGGTGTGTATGTTCATACACATAAATATTGTATACAGGAAATGCACAGTATTATATCAACAGAGGAGTCTCTGCTCTCCTTACAGTAAAGCAGATATATTTTTcgttataaaaaacaaaaacaaaaaaaaacctcaGTCCCTTTCCTCTCTAAACAAGAAGTTTCCTTGTTTGTCCTTCAACAAACCGACGTCTCACTGCGTGTCCAgggcgccccctggtggagggaggcGGCGCGTCCTCCAGTCTACTCCTCGGCCTCCTGGCAGCGGGGGAAGGGCACGGTGACAGCGTGCTCCAGGGCCAGCGCCGCCAGCTCCTTCAGGAACTCGGAGAAGATGACGGCGCAGTACACGGCGTTCTTCACCCGCAGAGCCTCCGCCTGCTTCTCCAGCCCCGTGGCCCCCGCCCCGGAACAGGGCGCTGTGCAGCGATTGGCCGCCGTCGCGCACGTGAGCCAGGGCCAGTTGTGCGGCGTGGCGTGCTCGCGTGGGGCTGTTGGTGTGGCGGAGGATGAGGTCGCCTAGCGACGGCTTGCGGCTCTTCACTGCAGAAAACGGAAGGACGGGGGTTTTAGTCGCTAGGGAGCACGTGTGcagcccacacaaacacatgcggcGGGCGTGTGATGTTTCTGAGCGTGTGCTGTTTCTGAGCGTGTGCTGTTTCTGAGCGTGTGCTGTTTCTGAGCGTGTGCTGTTCTTGAGCGTGTGCTGTTTCTGAGCGTGTGCTGTTTCTGAGCGTGTGCTGTGCACGGGCAGCATCACGGGTCGTCGACACATTCACCAACACACCAGCCCGCTTTCATCGTCATTCACGTGGAAACAGGACGTGCGTGTTTTGCTAACGTGGGAAAATTGACTGACTCGAATCAGGAGACGAACAGCCAGCCTCTTGATCCCTGCTGCCAGACTATTAGTCTCTGAGACACCAACAGCATATGacaacaatcccccccccctcctgcccgccCCCCGCCCGCCCGACTCTCTCCAGTCTGACTGGACCACTGAGCACAGATGGCCCATTTCCCCCAACTCCACCCTGATGAATCCCTGAGTCCAGGCCACTGCCCTGGGGCTGCATCCTACActctgaggctgggggctctctgtgtgtgcgaacacatctgcaggtgtgtgtgggcgtctgcaggtgtgtgtgggcgtctgcaggtgtgtgtgtgggcgtctgcaggtgtgtgtgggcgtctgcaggtgtgtgtgtgggcgtctgcaggtgtgtgtgtgggcgtctgcaggtgtgtgtgaatctgtgtctgcaggcatgcgtgtgtgtgtgtgcagggaagcgtgtgtgtgtgtgtgtgtgcatccccaCCCAGGGAGTCGGAGCGTCTGAGGGGGGGCACGCCGGCGGGGGAGTCGGCCCAGTCCAGCTTCCCCCGGGCGGCCAGGTAGCGCTGGGCCTTCCTCAGCATGGAGGGGAAGTCCTCATGGGACGCAGCGAACGCCTCGATGCGGTTCTTCACCGACCCCAGGACCTGCGGGGGGgtaggatggggaggagagagggagggggggagggggaggaggaggagagggaggggggaggcagataGACGGGAGCTTTGAAAACACAACACGTCCATTTCATCCACACGTCTAAAACAGCGCTTCCTTTTTATCAACACATTCTAAAATAATGTCAAAACAACGTTTTTGTTGTGACCATCCCTCTAAAACCCCCAGAGATCTTCCTGCTTGTCGACAGAGCTCACACACTAACAGAAGAGCGCGAGTCTGGAGGTTCTGCAGACAGTGAACACGGCAGAGGGAGGTAAACAGCAGTCAGCTTCAACTGACATCCTGTCAGGTCTGGGAGGTGAACCAACACAACCCTGTCCTTTGAACTCGAGAGGGACTGAATTCGGGAATTTTTGTTCAAGAAGGTTCTTTGATGAGCGGAGAGCAACAGAAAAGCAAATTTAAGCTAATAGATACAAGCAAACCGGCATTTGGACAAGTAAACATTTAGCCCTCTAGATGATTTGGAGACGCTCGAACAGCTGATGAATAATTTAAGCGAAACTTCATCGATGTTCTGCGGAACTAGAGCACAGCAAGTCGAAAGCTGGCAGTTGACTCGTTTTGTTTAAAGAAGTACATGTTCTTTTGATAAGAACGGAACAAGTTAAACTGTTTGCATTGTAGGGGGCTGGACAGGAGaggtaccccctccccccctgtacGAGGCAGTGTACCTGTACAAGGCAGTGCACCTGTACGAGGCAGTGCACCTGTACGAGGCAGTGCACCTGTACGAGGCAGTGTACCTGTACGAGGCAGTGCACTTGTATGAGGCAGTGTACCTGTACGAGGCAGTGTACCTGTACGAGGCAGTGTACCTGTATGAGGCAGTGTACCTGTATGAGGCAGTGCACCTCTATGAGGCAGTGTACCTGTACGAGGCAGTGCACCTGTACGAGGCAGTGTACCTGTACGAGGCAGTGTACCTGTATGAGGGACTTGACGCTGGGCTGGAAGACCATGTTGGTGTTGAGCAGAAAGGACcggagcaggggctgggggtAGCAGGCCAGCTGGGAGAGGATCCCTGTCAGCAGGATGTTCACGTACAGAGAGTTCTGCAGCATGTTCTCCAGCTTGGCAAACAGAACCCCCATGAACggacctgaggaggagaggggggggggggggggatggggaataCAAAGagaaatataactgcaagcagcaatggcggattcctccaaacattgcaaaccactgaaaaatgtatattctttacaaatagtcactgtaaaattccatgccgcagacttaccaatgggataccaaatatgaaatgcaataccatcaagatccacaagggcttttatttaaagccaaggagtgaagggagggggcttggttgagcctacccattccagaaagccttgtatctttgtgtatcagggcgtggcctgtagcgtcacttatgggtgatattgggccatttgtggtgtggtagttactcttggcctatactataaatgtttcaggattttgagaacttttaccattgcatacaaaatcggaaatgcaataccatcaagatccacatgggcctttgctaaagaccaagcaatgagtgggggcttggtcagcccacaattgcctgaaatgttgtgtatgcgtctcgtcaagcttgcgcgtgtgtcaagggaaaggctgagtgtgtgagaatgtgtagcgcgcgcgctgaggagcagagggagacgtttcattggaaatttccttaacaattagccaagcatgcatttttcaaatattcaccaaaattcaacttttcatcttacagtcaactttttctgagatttgtgtactaaacattctcaagagttttcatgaactaaaggcaaacaaatcaacagttattggccaaaaaacatttttggttcctgcggccacgccgatcacatgacacgatcacatgacaccaaattgattggacatcctcagaagacggttccgagtcatcttaccaagtttggtgttgatatttcaaagatttgctgagatttgatccaacttcctgtttggttgctttgttgacgattttgattggctgtaccggacaaacggttttgaaattcaaaaatctgttaaagaattcagtgagggttgctctgacgatgatacctgccaattctggggaagattggacaagaattgtaggagaagtagcaaaaaaacgtgtttcctaaatctttattgtacaaaaacatccaatatggcggccgttataggttattgaggcttttttgttcctcatgagaaataaggcatatctaatgaatttcagaattttgggacaaatgggatgcgaatggcatcactttgtaaatggaaaattggggcttggccgtagcgccacctatggataatggtgcgtcatttgtggtgtggtagttactcctggcctatactatcaatgtttcaggattttgagaactttttctaaaatgcattaccatcaagatccacaagggccttcacttcaagccaaggaatgagtgggggcttggtcagcccacaattgcctgaaatgttgtgtatgcgtctcgccaagcccgcgcgtgtgtcaagggaaaggctgagtgtgtgagaatgtggagcacgcgcgcgctgaagagcaggggagacatttcattgaaaatttcgttagcaattagccaagcatgcatgtttcaaatattcacataaaatcgacttttcatgttacagtcaacttttcctcagatttgtgtactaaacattctcaagagtcttcatatgaacttgtgattgaatcaaagtatcagtttttgaccggcggatgtgtaaagcattattttagcgttagcgataaattcgatttgctttatatcaatcatcttttgagatatgaagttgcctttgcacatggtaacatgttgtagtgtcgtccaccgatataccaagtttagtgttgatatctcaaagatttgctgagatttgacccaagttcctgtttggttacttttttgctgattttgattggttgtgccggacaaacggtttagaaaatcaaaacgccatgggataacttttgtgaggcttggtctgaagatcatctatggtcattttgaagaagatatgacaataattgtaggaggagtaggctttcaaaggtttttgatacaaccggaaatagcggaaaatctatacaaccggaaattgacgtcatagggtgcgttgaactcgtcttcatccagggaatccaatggtacctcatttttgtaaatcagtcatacggttcaaaagttgcgtgtgtaaacacaagtccaactttgacccattggtggcgctagagtggtctgatgggatacatgaaacttggtgtaggtatagaaggaactgtccttaatgagtgtgccaaatttaacaaaaagttatccaagggttctaggggctgccattgactcccatggaactagaataataataataataataataataataataataaaactaacaataacaataggtttcctccttacggaggaatcctaatgagaaaggaaaggagggaaggagagagagaggagtcagagaaaaaggagagagaataggagacggaaagaaagaaaaggaggagagaatgagagagagggagggtgggggtagcAGTGTAGttagaatggagagagagtatGTTTGGAACCAGATGTCTAGCCAAGGGCATCAACACAACTGCTCCAAATGACCTAGAGCCAACTTTGGTTCAACAAATATGAGGAACAAACAATAAAACACAGTGTTTCTCCTACCATTATATTGGGGGGGCCCTGCCCCTCAacggcccccccgcccccccctggaaggtcaagttaatttagtacaaaaactttttttttattacttattattttttattattatatagcgccagatcacaaaataagtcatttaaggttacctttcctataaaacaggtttATAGCTTGGTCTTTTAtttaacaaactaaatggccttatgttatttatcttatttacacgacggcatgtaatttctgtctctacatgtggACTCACCTGTGTAGGGCTGGGAGGCCGCCTGTCCCAGGGGCCTGGCAGGGCTGAACACCCCCACCGCCGAGCTCTCAGCCCTGGCCTCGGCCCCGCTCAGGTCCCCATCCAGcggcgaggggggtgggggctcctCGTCCGGTCTACCCAGGGCCGAGAAGGGGTCCCTGGGGCTCTCCTCCAGTccggcccccctcctctccctcaccctgtcctCCAGCTCGCTCAGCTCCTGGGTGAAGGCCTCGATGCTGATGCCCTGGCCGTTGGAGTCCCCAAGGGGCCGCGGGTCGTCGGGTGCCTGCTCCAGGAGCTCCTCGATCAGGCTCTCCACAGACTCCAGCCCCTGGTTGCTGAGGCCTAGCTCTGGAAGACCTGATGGAGGGAAGGGTGCAGCGGGGCTGTCGGTGGAGAAGGCGTccggggctgagggctggggcgtgggggctgagggctggggagtgggggctgagggctggggcgTGGGGGCCGTGTGGGAGGTCAGGGGCTGCTTCTGAGGGTCGGGTATGGACCTGTCGCTCCCAGACGAGCCGCGCGGCCGGGCCAGGCCGACCGCCCCGTTCTGACCCGAGTCCCCAGAGGAGAGACGGCTGTCCGAGTCTCTCTTCACCTTcttcacctccatccctccatcctggccGTCGCCGCGCCCGTCCCCCTGCGCCGCCGTGCCGTTGTACACGGCCGGGCGAGCGACGCTGGcggcgggggggagaggagcggcCGTGGGCGGGACAGAGGCGGAGGAGGGCGTGGTCGAGGCGGGCGGGAGTAGGAGGGGCCTGGGTagctcctccctctgcaggGAGCGTTTCTTGGAGCGCGGCGTGAGGCTGATGCAGTTGTTCTTCCCGATGGTCACGTCCCACTCACCGCTGTCCCTCTCCGAGCTGCCCCACTCCGACCTGGCCGCCGCCACCACCGCCGCCCTGCGCTCCGCCGCGGGAGACCTCGCCCCCCCGCCGCTGCCCCCCTGCTGGAAGGAGAAGTGCTCGGGGAACACGGGCAGGGCGGGGTTGGAGGTGGGCGGGGGCGGGACGGACGGGacggaggcgggggaggggtgcTCGCCGTCGTAGGGGGCCGACCAGGCGCGGCAGGCCCAGGAGCAGAGCTCGATGTGGCTCCGAGCGTCCCTGAGGTAGTCCAGGTAGCCCTGCTCCCAGTCCAGACACTCAGGGACCCCGCCCTGGTGCAGGGGGCTGTCGGGGGATAGGGGGGTGCCCGGGGggccccctcggggggaggaggggacgggctccggggagggggaggagggggccccTCCGGAGCTCTGCTGGCGCATGAAGAGGGCCAGACGGGACGGAGTGCTgggtctgggctggggggggggctcggaGGCTGGGCTGCCCAGGACTGCagccagggggagacagagagcagcgatcagacacacacacacacactcatttacatttacatttagtcatttagcagacgctcttatccagagcgacttacagtaagtacagggacattccccccgaggcaagtagggtgaagtgtcttgcccaaggacacaacgtcagttggcatgaccggtaaTCGaaatggcaaccttcggataactagcccgattctctaaccgctcagccacctgactccctttactagcccgactcccacTCAACGCAGACACACTTCTCACTCTACAGAGAGGATTTCTACTCTTCAAAACAACACAGCTTGCCCTACCCTCACCTCAGTAGGCATCCAATCAACACTGATCTAAATGCACATTTATTGTAAGAAACACTGAAAGGAGAGTAGGAGTTGTTGAGCGGTCACCTTTCCCCCAGAAGGCAGGCTCCTCCTCCCGgtcagcagggggcagtgttcCCAGACGGCAGCACtcggggatgagggagaggaactTGTCTGCCGACTTGCCGTATAAATCTGTCTCCCTGACGGCTCGCCTCTGACTCAACATGACGTGGGTGCAGGGCAGCAGATACctgaggaaaacacacacacctgttatgGGGCTGGAAGCAAGAAATGAAAATAATTCAACAcagtcacacgctcacacgaAATTATCCCAAAGTCAGCCATGCATATGgacggggacacacacacacacacggtacctGAGAACAAGCTGCAGCATGAAGTCTTCGCAGTTGAGGGAGAGCAGAGTCTTGAACAGGCTGAGAGACACCATGCAGAGCTGCAGGACACACAATatat
Protein-coding regions in this window:
- the fhip1b gene encoding LOW QUALITY PROTEIN: FHF complex subunit HOOK-interacting protein 1B (The sequence of the model RefSeq protein was modified relative to this genomic sequence to represent the inferred CDS: inserted 2 bases in 1 codon), with protein sequence MSWLSRMTPRVTGSRSRTTPPSGPCTADPETCLMVFENHWRQLSWVLEQRDPSGSSDDLTTVRNHTDQMLCLLAEERPGETEGLAPVGAHAPALSPAPGPILRLVARESILERLVTWHLRRGLDPDSQGALLKLFEMLIGQSQQPLLTHAAVLQPLLGLLGACSDPQQGCPAALENSLVLLLNQVCVSMARQPAVLELLFRASAAQQGPTNLLIFSLLVPFIHRDGAIGQQARDALLLVMATSASNQSVARYIAENSYFCPVLATGLSALYSSLPRKMEVRGDDWHALRREDWMGVSSLVLFMNSLEFCNAVIQVAHPLVRSQLVDYVHNGFLVPVMGPALHKSSVDEMIASTAYLDLFLRSVTETALLKTFLRFILLHRHDNDTILDTLLTRIGSNSRLCMVSLSLFKTLLSLNCEDFMLQLVLRYLLPCTHVMLSQRRAVRETDLYGKSADKFLSLIPECCRLGTLPPADREEEPAFWGKVLGSPASEPPPQPRPSTPSRLALFMRQQSSGGAPSSPSPEPVPSSPRGGPPGTPLSPDSPLHQGGVPECLDWEQGYLDYLRDARSHIELCSWACRAWSAPYDGEHPSPASVPSVPPPPTSNPALPVFPEHFSFQQGGSGGGARSPAAERRAAVVAAARSEWGSSERDSGEWDVTIGKNNCISLTPRSKKRSLQREELPRPLLLPPASTTPSSASVPPTAAPLPPAASVARPAVYNGTAAQGDGRGDGQDGGMEVKKVKRDSDSRLSSGDSGQNGAVGLARPRGSSGSDRSIPDPQKQPLTSHTAPTPQPSAPTPQPSAPTPQPSAPDAFSTDSPAAPFPPSGLPELGLSNQGLESVESLIEELLEQAPDDPRPLGDSNGQGISIEAFTQELSELEDRVRERRGAGLEESPRDPFSALGRPDEEPPPPSPLDGDLSGAEARAESSAVGVFSPARPLGQAASQPYTGPFMGVLFAKLENMLQNSLYVNILLTGILSQLACYPQPLLRSFLLNTNMVFQPSVKSLIQVLGSVKNRIEAFAASHEDFPSMLRKAQRYLAARGKLDWADSPAGVPPLRRSDSLVKSRKPSLGDLILRHTNSPTRARHAAQLALAHVRDGGQSLHSALFRGGGHGXLEKQAEALRVKNAVYCAVIFSEFLKELAALALEHAVTVPFPRCQEAEE